A DNA window from Natronogracilivirga saccharolytica contains the following coding sequences:
- a CDS encoding T9SS type A sorting domain-containing protein, translating to MTHNYKRSFQYANGFFVALFIFALIFGSALNTVAWSNESSENINPERDNTTRSSQLAGFTIRPVQDPIQQGDPLEVEFVDAVDMDGNPYSTSDGSFTNIDIEHPYDEEPRRFALAFEDGEGTSTFELLDEKETETLNPGIYEDLQAWDVNNVRVRSTYDIEIVTTRLAEFTIRPVQDPIRQGDPLEVEFVDAVDINGDPYTTGDDSFSNFDIEHPYDDDPRRVAIDFEDGEGVSTFELLDGDETETLDPGTYQRLQAWDISDNTIRSTYDFEVVATRLAEFTIRPVQDPIRQGDPLEVEFVDAVDINGDPYTTGDDSFSNFDIEHPYDDDPRRVAIDFEDGEGVSTFELLDGDETETLDPDTYEGFEAWDISDASIRSSYDIEIVATRLAEFTIRPVQDPIQQGDPLEVEFVDAVDINGDPYTTGDDRLSNFDIEHPYDDDPRRVAIDFEDGEGVSTFELLDGDETETLDPDTYEGFEAWDISDASIRSSYDIEIVATRLAEFTIRPVQDPIQQGDPLEVEFVDAVDINGDPYTTGDDRLSNFDIEHPYDDDPRRVAIDFEDGEGVSTFELLDGEETETLDPDTYEGLEAWEVNDTTIRSSYDIQVDVKPRPFFEVSDLDPEETEADPEEQLTITADVINTGNVTDVAEVVLLIDEDSIQTKSVELEVEESATISFEVEAPSEPGEYEHTISTGYDEVTGLLHVIRSTSGEEMADLPEEVSLGQNYPNPFNPVTTISYKLPETTNVEIRVYNTLGQEVTTLVNEQVSAGHHETSFDASTLTSGIYIYRLYAGDEVITRQMTLVK from the coding sequence ATGACACATAATTACAAAAGGAGCTTTCAATACGCTAATGGGTTTTTTGTCGCACTTTTCATTTTTGCTTTGATTTTCGGATCGGCCCTGAACACCGTTGCCTGGAGTAATGAAAGTTCTGAAAACATAAATCCCGAGAGGGACAATACTACTCGATCTTCACAGCTTGCCGGATTCACCATCCGCCCGGTGCAGGATCCCATCCAGCAGGGCGACCCGCTGGAGGTTGAGTTCGTTGATGCGGTCGATATGGATGGCAATCCCTACTCCACCAGCGATGGAAGCTTCACCAATATCGATATTGAGCATCCCTATGATGAAGAACCGCGCCGCTTTGCCCTGGCTTTTGAGGACGGCGAAGGGACCAGCACGTTCGAGTTGCTGGACGAAAAGGAAACCGAAACCCTGAACCCAGGTATTTATGAGGATCTGCAGGCCTGGGATGTCAACAACGTCAGGGTCCGCAGCACCTACGACATTGAGATCGTGACCACGCGCCTGGCCGAATTCACCATACGCCCGGTGCAGGATCCCATCCGGCAGGGCGATCCGCTGGAGGTGGAGTTCGTTGATGCGGTCGACATCAACGGCGATCCCTACACCACCGGCGATGACAGCTTCTCCAATTTTGATATCGAACATCCCTATGACGATGATCCCCGCCGCGTTGCCATTGACTTTGAGGACGGCGAAGGGGTCAGCACCTTCGAGCTGCTCGACGGGGACGAGACCGAAACCCTGGATCCAGGCACCTATCAGCGTCTGCAGGCATGGGACATCAGCGACAACACGATACGCAGCACCTACGATTTCGAGGTCGTAGCAACCCGCCTGGCCGAATTTACGATCCGACCGGTGCAGGATCCCATCCGGCAGGGCGATCCGCTGGAGGTGGAGTTCGTTGATGCGGTCGACATCAACGGCGATCCCTACACCACCGGCGATGACAGCTTCTCCAATTTTGATATCGAACATCCCTATGACGATGATCCCCGCCGCGTTGCCATTGACTTTGAAGACGGCGAAGGGGTAAGCACCTTCGAGCTGCTCGACGGGGACGAGACCGAAACCCTTGATCCGGACACTTACGAAGGGTTTGAAGCATGGGACATTAGCGATGCTTCTATCAGATCCAGCTATGACATAGAGATCGTCGCCACGCGCCTGGCCGAGTTCACTATTCGTCCGGTGCAGGACCCCATCCAGCAGGGCGATCCTCTGGAGGTGGAGTTCGTTGATGCGGTCGATATCAACGGCGATCCCTACACCACCGGTGATGACCGCTTATCCAACTTTGACATCGAGCATCCTTACGATGATGATCCCCGCCGCGTTGCCATTGACTTTGAGGACGGCGAAGGGGTCAGCACCTTTGAGCTGCTCGACGGGGACGAGACCGAAACCCTGGATCCGGACACTTACGAAGGGTTTGAAGCATGGGACATTAGCGATGCTTCTATCAGATCCAGCTATGACATAGAGATCGTCGCCACGCGCCTGGCCGAGTTCACGATCCGACCGGTGCAGGACCCGATCCAGCAGGGCGATCCGCTGGAGGTGGAGTTCGTTGATGCGGTCGACATCAACGGCGATCCCTACACCACCGGTGATGACCGCTTATCCAACTTTGACATCGAGCATCCTTACGATGATGATCCCCGGCGCGTTGCCATTGACTTTGAGGACGGCGAAGGGGTCAGTACATTTGAGCTGCTGGACGGCGAGGAAACCGAGACCCTGGATCCGGATACATATGAGGGGCTGGAGGCCTGGGAAGTCAATGACACCACAATCAGATCCAGCTATGACATACAGGTTGATGTGAAACCACGTCCGTTCTTTGAAGTTTCCGATCTGGATCCGGAGGAAACCGAAGCAGATCCTGAAGAGCAATTGACAATCACCGCCGATGTCATCAATACCGGTAATGTCACAGATGTTGCGGAAGTAGTTCTTCTGATTGATGAAGACTCAATTCAAACCAAATCTGTTGAGCTTGAGGTTGAGGAGTCCGCCACAATTTCATTTGAGGTTGAAGCTCCATCCGAACCGGGTGAATACGAGCATACCATATCAACCGGTTATGATGAAGTAACGGGATTGCTGCATGTGATTCGGAGCACTTCGGGAGAAGAAATGGCAGACCTTCCGGAAGAGGTCAGTCTGGGACAAAACTATCCTAATCCGTTCAACCCTGTAACCACGATTTCCTACAAGTTGCCGGAAACAACCAATGTAGAAATCCGTGTTTACAATACCCTCGGACAGGAAGTGACAACCCTTGTGAACGAACAGGTGTCTGCAGGTCATCACGAGACTTCGTTTGATGCTTCAACTTTGACATCCGGTATATACATATACCGCCTTTATGCCGGCGATGAGGTAATAACCCGGCAAATGACACTGGTAAAATAG
- a CDS encoding META domain-containing protein, translating to MRADSGDREQPGRTLDEAAGIIWTLERWDTGETDLRRDDLPDFNLVFNDSTHFQGDDGCNKYYGEFTVENDSVNPSAVYSTQIACDFATFPYDHLTQPFLPEFGHDELTIKSGDGIYHYRSSHPEEVAGTPMVATRWRLSGSTDREIDNFEGNMTPELSLNADRTFAINWYWDADDSVFDSYRIKGYWGIAEDGEFRFYETGSRGGSAGQSQVMSRLTNVTYYRVVDRQLVLFDEESGDEHRFRPDQKD from the coding sequence ATGCGCGCTGATTCCGGTGACCGGGAACAACCCGGACGAACGCTCGATGAAGCTGCCGGCATTATCTGGACGCTGGAACGGTGGGATACCGGCGAAACAGATCTCCGCCGCGATGATCTTCCCGATTTCAATCTGGTGTTCAATGACAGCACCCATTTCCAGGGTGACGATGGCTGCAATAAATATTATGGCGAGTTTACTGTCGAAAATGACTCCGTTAATCCATCCGCCGTTTACAGTACTCAAATTGCCTGTGACTTTGCCACTTTTCCATACGACCACCTGACACAACCTTTTTTACCGGAGTTCGGACACGATGAGTTGACCATTAAATCCGGCGATGGAATCTACCACTACCGCAGCAGCCATCCCGAAGAGGTCGCCGGCACCCCGATGGTGGCCACCCGCTGGCGTCTGAGCGGATCGACGGACCGGGAAATCGACAATTTTGAAGGTAACATGACCCCGGAGCTTTCGCTGAATGCCGACCGGACGTTTGCCATCAACTGGTATTGGGATGCCGACGATTCGGTCTTCGATTCCTACCGTATCAAGGGGTACTGGGGCATCGCTGAAGACGGAGAATTCCGGTTTTACGAAACGGGCAGCCGCGGCGGTTCGGCCGGGCAGTCACAGGTCATGAGCCGGCTGACGAACGTTACCTACTACCGGGTGGTTGACCGGCAACTGGTATTGTTCGATGAGGAATCCGGCGATGAACATCGTTTTCGTCCGGATCAAAAAGATTAA
- a CDS encoding SDR family oxidoreductase produces the protein MADNFKRIAIVTGATSGIGEATAETFIRNGYGVVGNGRNREKLNSLEKEHGAAFCGVQGDASHTEIIDALFDKAEEHFGRQADVIVANAGRGLGGSVKDADLSQFQDVLNINVTGTLFLIQKAAKKLVELQESRFPDSAADIIIIGSTVGRMVSPFSSVYGATKFAVHSLAEGLRREVGPLGVRVSLVEPAIVISKFQEGAGYSDELTQSFHDKFGPLMQTEDIANAIQYIVQQPPHVHVNDIMIRSTRQDYP, from the coding sequence ATGGCTGACAATTTCAAACGCATAGCGATAGTAACCGGAGCCACTTCCGGAATAGGTGAGGCAACGGCTGAAACATTTATCCGCAACGGATACGGCGTCGTAGGCAACGGCCGCAACCGCGAAAAGCTGAACTCACTTGAAAAGGAACACGGCGCGGCTTTTTGCGGAGTTCAGGGGGATGCCTCCCATACCGAAATCATCGATGCGCTGTTTGATAAAGCAGAAGAGCATTTCGGTCGTCAGGCAGACGTGATTGTTGCCAATGCCGGCCGTGGGCTGGGAGGATCGGTCAAGGATGCCGATTTGTCCCAATTTCAGGATGTGCTGAATATCAATGTTACCGGAACGCTTTTTCTGATTCAGAAAGCGGCAAAGAAACTGGTTGAACTGCAGGAGTCCCGCTTCCCCGACTCGGCCGCTGATATCATTATCATCGGGTCGACGGTTGGCCGCATGGTTTCGCCTTTCAGCAGTGTTTACGGTGCCACCAAGTTTGCCGTTCATTCGCTGGCGGAAGGGCTGCGTCGTGAGGTCGGTCCGCTTGGTGTCCGGGTCAGTCTGGTCGAACCGGCCATCGTCATCAGCAAGTTTCAGGAAGGAGCGGGATACAGTGATGAGCTGACCCAGAGTTTTCACGACAAATTTGGGCCGTTGATGCAGACCGAGGATATCGCCAACGCCATCCAGTACATCGTACAGCAGCCCCCGCATGTGCATGTGAATGACATTATGATACGGTCAACCAGGCAGGATTATCCGTAA
- a CDS encoding DUF2442 domain-containing protein, with amino-acid sequence MSTSANIKPARATSIRFTAHKMVVLLADGRELAVPLDWFPKLRDAGQAEREKWRLIGI; translated from the coding sequence ATGAGTACTTCAGCTAATATAAAACCGGCAAGAGCAACGAGCATTCGGTTTACCGCTCATAAAATGGTCGTCCTGCTGGCGGATGGACGTGAACTTGCCGTTCCACTGGACTGGTTTCCAAAACTGCGGGATGCCGGTCAAGCTGAAAGAGAAAAATGGCGGTTGATCGGAATATGA
- a CDS encoding HIT family protein — MSETGSKPEKSTSPSGSASRSGANPSHNPAGDPSRGPARCPFCAPSAPKIIEQRLAYAIPDAYPVSDGHALVIPRRHVADYFRMHPEEKSACWELVEWVRQYLLDRYQPTGINVGFNCGRSAGQTIYHAHIHVIPRYDGDTLNPRGGVRHCIPGKGDY, encoded by the coding sequence ATGAGTGAAACCGGATCCAAACCTGAAAAATCGACATCGCCGTCCGGTTCGGCCAGCCGGTCCGGCGCCAATCCGTCACACAATCCGGCCGGTGACCCGTCCCGCGGCCCGGCGAGATGCCCGTTTTGTGCTCCATCCGCCCCGAAGATCATTGAGCAGCGCCTGGCCTATGCCATTCCGGATGCCTATCCGGTATCGGATGGACACGCGCTGGTCATCCCCCGGCGGCACGTGGCCGACTACTTCAGAATGCATCCGGAAGAGAAATCCGCCTGCTGGGAACTGGTGGAGTGGGTCCGCCAGTATCTGCTGGATCGCTACCAGCCGACCGGCATCAACGTCGGGTTTAACTGTGGACGCAGCGCCGGACAGACGATATATCACGCGCATATCCACGTCATCCCGCGCTACGACGGAGACACGCTCAACCCGCGCGGCGGTGTGCGGCACTGCATCCCGGGAAAAGGGGATTATTGA
- a CDS encoding Fic/DOC family N-terminal domain-containing protein, protein MGKANHYIARYDGLLQSIVNPEVLLSPLRTQEAVLSSKTEGVCGQVKAPESSRKIRYLYPFTTRNSPGIS, encoded by the coding sequence ATGGGCAAGGCCAATCACTATATTGCCCGGTATGATGGTTTGCTTCAATCAATTGTGAATCCGGAAGTATTGTTATCTCCGCTCAGAACACAGGAAGCAGTACTTTCATCAAAAACTGAAGGTGTTTGTGGCCAGGTTAAAGCACCTGAAAGTTCCCGGAAAATCCGCTACTTGTACCCTTTCACAACCAGAAACTCTCCTGGAATATCATAG
- a CDS encoding class I SAM-dependent methyltransferase → MKPELQRRVQRYGWDKAAGYYDNSWREQLKPARDRLMETAELKAGERVLETACGSGLVTFRIAAETGPEGEVVATDISGEMVEQAKNENGSQHTRNISFMRMDAGQLELDDDQFDAALCCLGIMYMPDPLTSMQEMYRVLKPGGRAVVAIWGERKNCGWADIFPIVDNKVASDVCPMFFQQGTGNTMEYTFREAGFRDIESSRFNVNLHFTSPEHLLTAAFLGGPVALAYNKFDELTREEAHQEYLDSVAPYHNGAGYDIPGEFLVVKGYK, encoded by the coding sequence ATGAAACCGGAATTGCAACGACGGGTACAACGATACGGATGGGATAAAGCCGCCGGCTATTATGATAATTCATGGAGGGAACAGCTGAAGCCGGCCCGGGACCGGCTGATGGAAACAGCTGAACTGAAAGCCGGTGAACGGGTTCTCGAGACCGCATGCGGCTCCGGACTGGTTACTTTCCGGATTGCTGCAGAAACGGGTCCGGAGGGAGAGGTCGTCGCCACGGATATCTCCGGAGAGATGGTGGAACAGGCCAAAAATGAAAACGGTTCTCAACACACCCGGAACATCTCATTTATGAGGATGGATGCCGGGCAGCTGGAGCTGGATGATGATCAGTTTGACGCGGCACTTTGCTGTCTGGGCATAATGTACATGCCGGATCCGCTCACATCAATGCAGGAGATGTACCGGGTTCTCAAACCCGGCGGACGGGCTGTTGTGGCCATATGGGGAGAGCGGAAAAACTGCGGTTGGGCGGATATTTTCCCGATAGTAGACAACAAAGTTGCCTCTGATGTCTGCCCGATGTTCTTCCAGCAGGGCACCGGCAATACGATGGAGTATACGTTTCGTGAAGCGGGTTTCCGGGATATCGAATCCAGCCGGTTCAATGTTAATCTGCATTTCACAAGTCCGGAGCATCTGTTGACGGCAGCCTTTCTCGGCGGTCCGGTTGCCCTGGCGTACAACAAATTTGATGAACTGACCCGGGAAGAGGCGCACCAGGAATATCTGGACTCAGTTGCGCCTTATCACAACGGGGCAGGCTATGATATTCCAGGAGAGTTTCTGGTTGTGAAAGGGTACAAGTAG
- a CDS encoding OsmC family protein, translating to MAHPIEIKNAYERNREAVRIRPSLGKNTAVTKIRLFDGTTCEVEHKHWKFKVDIGTGEGGNDAGPGPGILERGALGSCLAIAYSQIAAVLEVPIDNIEVHVESDLDARGMLGIDDRPPGFIELRYNVHIESPADEADVQKVIDKADRHSPVLDDFKRAIPVKRNISIVNSKDAKEASS from the coding sequence ATGGCACATCCGATTGAAATTAAAAATGCGTATGAGAGGAACCGGGAGGCGGTGCGCATCCGGCCTTCCCTGGGTAAAAACACAGCGGTGACAAAGATCCGGCTGTTTGACGGTACCACCTGCGAGGTGGAGCACAAGCACTGGAAGTTCAAGGTCGATATCGGAACCGGTGAGGGCGGAAATGATGCCGGACCGGGGCCTGGTATTCTTGAACGCGGTGCCCTGGGCAGCTGCCTTGCCATTGCCTATTCGCAGATAGCGGCGGTTCTGGAGGTTCCGATAGACAACATCGAGGTGCATGTGGAGTCGGACCTGGACGCCCGCGGGATGCTGGGCATTGACGACCGGCCGCCCGGCTTCATCGAACTGAGATATAATGTACACATCGAAAGTCCCGCCGATGAAGCCGATGTGCAGAAGGTTATCGATAAGGCAGACCGGCACAGCCCGGTGCTCGATGACTTCAAACGGGCCATCCCGGTAAAACGGAATATCAGCATTGTAAACTCAAAAGACGCAAAGGAGGCATCATCATGA
- a CDS encoding HNH endonuclease domain-containing protein, producing MISYPLGLLIYFWMFYYYPIFAHPVFIPQKNGESPDLNTGRTIAFRREFNHVIDYYRGKGGLRQFRYDLIHESVPDDIRPAVLSLMRKTRSTITRMPMKHLGFSIFNEHYSMVRSTSGTIREPSYAGLIRDAGRFVMHPELHDVLDEIGTLIIGHDSIIYGWADFTCSIARSHAPGSDLSREDMIALLHQAVDIPRDVGQVRRLLKRERAGGLRCVWSGREIRGDLNIDHALPYSLWQNNNLWNLLPVSAPVNSRKRDRIPTPGLIDRSAGRIREVWGLYAGNYGSQFYRELFEGLAVGRGGAAERARGTREPGGDVSGDFAVREAEGQSEIGRGDELDPAIGSLKQISAYLIDKRGFPEFDL from the coding sequence GTGATCAGCTATCCGCTCGGCCTGCTGATCTATTTCTGGATGTTCTACTACTATCCCATTTTTGCCCATCCGGTCTTCATCCCGCAGAAAAACGGCGAGTCGCCGGATCTTAATACCGGACGTACCATCGCATTCAGGCGCGAGTTCAACCACGTGATCGACTATTACCGCGGCAAAGGCGGCCTGCGTCAATTCCGCTACGACCTCATCCACGAGAGCGTCCCCGATGACATCCGCCCCGCGGTACTCTCACTGATGCGCAAAACCCGGTCCACAATCACCCGAATGCCGATGAAGCACCTCGGCTTCTCGATTTTCAATGAGCATTACAGCATGGTCAGGAGCACATCCGGGACCATCCGCGAGCCGTCATACGCCGGGCTGATTCGCGATGCCGGACGATTTGTGATGCACCCGGAGCTGCACGATGTGCTGGACGAGATCGGCACGCTCATCATCGGCCACGATTCGATCATCTACGGCTGGGCGGATTTCACCTGCAGCATTGCCCGGAGCCATGCGCCCGGGTCGGACCTCTCCCGGGAGGATATGATCGCGCTGCTGCATCAGGCAGTGGACATTCCGCGGGATGTGGGGCAGGTGCGGCGGCTGCTGAAGCGCGAGCGGGCCGGCGGGCTGCGGTGCGTATGGTCGGGGCGGGAGATTCGCGGCGATCTGAACATCGACCATGCCCTGCCGTATTCGCTGTGGCAGAATAACAATTTGTGGAATCTGCTTCCGGTGAGCGCGCCGGTCAACAGCAGGAAACGGGACCGGATTCCGACGCCGGGGCTGATCGACCGGAGTGCCGGGAGGATCCGGGAGGTATGGGGACTGTATGCCGGGAATTACGGGAGCCAATTTTACCGGGAGTTGTTTGAGGGGCTGGCGGTGGGTCGCGGAGGTGCTGCGGAGCGTGCCCGCGGGACAAGGGAGCCTGGCGGGGATGTTTCCGGGGATTTTGCCGTGCGCGAAGCTGAAGGCCAAAGTGAGATCGGGCGAGGGGATGAGCTGGACCCGGCTATCGGCTCGCTGAAGCAGATCAGCGCCTACCTGATCGACAAACGGGGGTTTCCGGAGTTTGATTTGTGA
- a CDS encoding helix-turn-helix domain-containing protein, whose protein sequence is MNKRERKQRFFENIENDSGNWLEEARYRRDNRDWLQKSRDIAILLQQFLREKGMKQKTLAELLGVSVQQVSKVLKGKENLTLDTISKLEKVLGITIIEVVGFQAELEMPEFRLYDEISTTRSAKHFKTDAKISKIESQQWTQRPVNDDSSKYRITG, encoded by the coding sequence ATGAATAAAAGAGAAAGGAAACAACGGTTTTTCGAAAACATTGAAAACGACAGTGGAAACTGGCTGGAAGAAGCTCGTTACCGCAGGGATAATCGTGACTGGCTGCAAAAATCCCGGGATATTGCCATTCTCCTGCAACAGTTTCTTCGTGAAAAAGGAATGAAACAGAAAACACTGGCGGAGCTTTTGGGTGTTTCTGTTCAACAGGTGAGCAAGGTCCTCAAGGGCAAAGAAAACCTGACACTTGATACGATATCGAAACTGGAAAAGGTACTAGGAATTACGATCATTGAGGTTGTCGGGTTTCAGGCAGAACTTGAGATGCCTGAGTTCAGACTATATGATGAAATATCAACAACTCGTTCTGCCAAACATTTTAAGACCGATGCAAAAATAAGCAAAATCGAAAGCCAGCAATGGACACAACGGCCCGTAAATGATGATTCATCAAAATACCGGATAACAGGATGA
- a CDS encoding DUF6880 family protein: protein MNDTKTSTNNTKRKRLVELGPESLADALLQLAGHNDTADELVERLIATPRENVRKFQAKLTGLKRSRRFIRWGESYEFSHELKQLLEVLKEGAENPAMGSKLVVKFFKCDEAIFERCDDSSGHVGDVFRYDATELFSTYAQRCSSKEWLADLVFDLNKQDPYGVRDALIHCAAEYLPESVVRYLIHRMQQTADEELDKYEKQHWLHLIESLARQIRDPELFLRTRTAYRGSLNANAWLDIAGVYLASGDAQTALEWLEKISDDDVLQTSRRDTMLLEVYGQLGQSQKQEEIAWKKFRSCRTVTALKELLEVIGKERHDTVVQEELPKIHANKNLSLTDAAFLVDLSLMDEAGDYVLERAEQLDGDHYYSLLPLAKALEESGYPLPALVVYRSLLDSILRRGKSTIYHHGVRYLKKLDRLAADVDDWKNVSDHQSYVQKLRQTHGRKSAFWSKYGVC from the coding sequence ATGAATGATACCAAAACCAGTACAAATAATACCAAAAGAAAGCGCCTGGTAGAACTGGGCCCGGAGTCACTGGCGGATGCCCTGCTGCAACTGGCCGGACACAATGATACCGCTGATGAACTGGTGGAACGTCTGATTGCCACACCCCGGGAGAATGTCAGGAAATTCCAGGCAAAACTGACCGGACTCAAACGTTCACGTCGTTTTATCAGATGGGGTGAATCTTACGAATTTTCCCACGAGTTGAAGCAGCTGCTTGAAGTTCTCAAAGAGGGAGCAGAGAATCCGGCTATGGGCTCGAAACTGGTTGTGAAGTTTTTCAAGTGCGACGAAGCGATCTTTGAAAGATGCGATGACTCCAGCGGACATGTCGGGGACGTGTTCCGGTATGACGCCACTGAACTATTTTCTACATACGCACAACGCTGTTCCAGCAAAGAGTGGCTGGCTGATCTGGTATTTGACCTTAATAAACAAGACCCCTATGGCGTCCGTGATGCTCTGATTCATTGCGCAGCGGAATACCTTCCGGAATCAGTTGTTCGTTATCTTATCCATCGCATGCAACAGACGGCTGATGAGGAGTTGGATAAATACGAAAAACAACATTGGCTGCATCTTATAGAGTCATTGGCCCGCCAGATCAGGGATCCGGAGCTGTTCCTCAGGACCCGTACAGCTTACCGGGGATCACTGAACGCCAATGCCTGGCTGGATATCGCCGGAGTTTATCTGGCATCCGGTGATGCTCAAACCGCTCTGGAGTGGCTGGAAAAGATCAGCGATGATGATGTCCTTCAAACATCCCGGCGGGACACGATGCTGCTTGAAGTTTACGGTCAACTCGGTCAGTCACAGAAACAGGAAGAAATTGCCTGGAAAAAATTTCGCAGCTGCCGTACTGTCACTGCACTGAAGGAATTACTGGAGGTGATCGGCAAAGAGCGGCATGATACCGTAGTGCAAGAAGAATTACCGAAGATCCATGCGAATAAAAATCTATCGTTGACCGATGCCGCTTTTCTTGTCGATTTGAGCCTTATGGATGAAGCCGGGGACTATGTGCTTGAGCGGGCGGAACAACTAGACGGGGATCACTACTATAGCCTGCTGCCACTAGCGAAAGCCCTCGAAGAATCCGGCTATCCGCTCCCGGCCTTGGTTGTCTACCGGTCGCTGCTCGATTCCATTCTGCGTCGCGGAAAATCGACCATCTATCATCATGGAGTGCGCTATCTCAAAAAGCTGGATCGACTGGCAGCTGATGTTGATGACTGGAAGAATGTGTCCGATCATCAGTCGTATGTCCAGAAGTTAAGGCAGACCCATGGCCGGAAGTCTGCGTTCTGGTCAAAATATGGCGTTTGTTGA
- a CDS encoding nucleotidyl transferase AbiEii/AbiGii toxin family protein has translation MQTFYPEPLRRFPRFLLREYLQCKILEIIYDSPYANGLSFLGGTCLRIVHGNQRFSEDLDFDNLALGEADFEKLAGIIEKELTREGFETEMRTVLKGVWHCHITFPGLLFGEGLSGHKEEKFLIRMDTESQHFNYDPERFVLNRFEVFTTVLLTPLPLLMAQKLHAIINRERNKGRDFHDLVFLMSRNIKPDYSYLKEKISVSDAGTLKNAVLERCRQLDMDEMAGDVEPFLFNPSDKKKVVQFQAVVRQYAF, from the coding sequence ATTCAAACCTTCTACCCGGAGCCGTTACGGCGGTTCCCCAGGTTTCTGCTAAGAGAGTATCTGCAATGCAAAATTCTGGAAATTATTTATGACAGCCCGTATGCCAATGGGCTCAGTTTTCTTGGCGGAACTTGCCTGAGAATAGTGCACGGGAATCAGCGATTTTCCGAGGATCTGGATTTTGATAATCTCGCTCTGGGTGAAGCTGATTTTGAAAAACTGGCGGGCATCATTGAAAAAGAGCTGACAAGAGAAGGATTTGAAACCGAAATGAGAACCGTGTTGAAAGGGGTCTGGCACTGCCATATAACGTTCCCCGGGCTGCTGTTCGGGGAGGGTTTGTCCGGCCATAAAGAAGAGAAGTTTCTCATTCGGATGGATACCGAATCACAGCATTTTAATTATGATCCGGAACGGTTTGTACTTAATCGTTTCGAGGTGTTTACCACTGTTTTACTCACGCCATTGCCATTGCTGATGGCTCAAAAATTGCATGCCATCATCAATCGTGAAAGAAATAAAGGAAGGGATTTCCATGATCTGGTATTTCTGATGAGCCGGAATATCAAACCGGATTACTCGTACCTGAAAGAGAAAATATCCGTATCTGATGCCGGGACTTTGAAAAATGCTGTACTTGAGAGGTGCCGGCAGCTGGATATGGATGAGATGGCCGGTGACGTAGAGCCGTTTTTATTTAATCCGTCGGACAAGAAGAAAGTAGTACAATTTCAGGCTGTCGTGCGGCAGTATGCTTTTTGA